One Helicobacter pylori NCTC 11637 = CCUG 17874 = ATCC 43504 = JCM 12093 genomic window, ACGATTTCTTGGGCGTTTTTGATCATGCTAGTAACGGCGCTAAACTCAGCGCTAAAGATTTGGCACGCATTCCCACTTGTATTGATATTCCATGGACTACCATTACCCGAAGTGTTTTCATTATGAGTAGATCGCACTAAAGGGCATTGCGTGTTAAGGACATTCATGATCGTGCTTGCTTGTTCTAAAAGGTTTTGAGCGGTATTGGTGAATTCAAAGCTTTGCGTTTCTTTGTGGTTCTGATTACTGCTAGTTACGCCATTACTGTTGCCATTTTTGTTACAAAACTGATTCACACCGCCGTTAATATCAGCTGTTTGTTTGCATTCGTAAGTGTATGTTACGGTCACTTCTGTGCCTTTTTGGTCTAATACAGGAAAACCATGTTGAGCCTTTAAAGCTTGTTGGATAGCTTGATAGGCTTTATTGAGTTTTTCAAATTCTTGGATAGACATGGATTTACCAGGACCAGTCGATTCATACCGGTTGCAAGTAATACTCGTTGTGCCGGATCCTGGTTGGTTATTAAAGACCACGCTGCCAGGCCCACTCCCTGTGCCGTTCCCGTTCCCGCACATGATCGCATAGCCGATGACATTCCACAGCCCCACCGCTGCATTGATCGCCAAATACACCGCTTGATACGCGGGGGAATTGGTTTTTTCGCCGGTCAACCCTTGCGTGTTTGCTTTCAAATTATCGATCGCAGCATTGATTTCTGAAGGGCTGCTCGCGTTCGTTACCGCTTTATTGAGGTTGTTGAAATTGGTTAAAAGGTTGCTCAAATTCTCATAAGTGTCTGAAAGTTTTTTCAATTCGCCGGTGTTTTTCACCATTTGAGCGGCTTCGCCGATTTGATAGCCCGCGCTGATAAAAAAGCCGTTGTCTTCAGCGTTTAAAAGCGATGAAGCGAGAGAGAGAGAGAGTAAAAGGGTTTTTTTCATAAATATCCTTTGAAATTAAATTGAGTGATTGAGATTTTATACATTAAGTAAGAATGTATTAAAAGCATTGTAGCATAAAATCGTTTTTTTTTTGTCATTTGGAGAAATTTTAGAATTTTTGCATTTTTTGCGCGTTTGTTTGGGTGGTATTGGAAAGGGTTTTTAGATTTTGTTTTAATGGAGCACTAATGATAAAAGCTTAACAGAGATTTTTTGTTGTGCGTTTTTAAAAGCGAGCGGTTTTGTCAAATGAAAAGCACCCCCCAAAAAAGAGATTTTAGAAAGGGGGGATTTTAGAGAAGGGATTTTAAAAGCAGATGATACTAAAAAGCAAGGGGGCTTACATCATGCCACCCATGCCACCCATTCCGCCCATGCCTCCCATATCAGGCATTGCTGGGGCCGCTTTTTCTTCTTTGATTTCATGCACGGTGGCTTCTGTGGTTAAAAGCAGGCTTGAAACCGAAACCGCATTTTGTAAAGCGATCCTTTCTACTTTTAGGGGGTCAATAATGCCTTCTTTAAACATATCCACATACTTGCCATTGCTAGCGTTAAAACCAAAATGCCCTTCGTGTTTTTCTACTTCATTCACGACCACACCGCCATCATAACCGGCATTGATAGCGATTTGAGCTAATGGGGCTTTAATGGCGCGCATGATGATTTCATAGCCCACTTTTTCATCATCGTGTAAATTCAAATGCACTTTTTGAGCCGCGCGAATGAGGGCCGCACCGCCACCAATCACAATGCCTTCTTCAACCGCCGCTTTAGTCGCGCTCAACGCGTCATCCACCCGGTCTTTTTTCTCTTTCATTTCCACTTCACTCGCAGCGCCCACTTTAATCACAGCCACACCGCCAGAGAGTTTAGCCAATCTTTCTTGCAATTTTTCTTTGTCATAATCGCTTGTCGTGCTTGCAATTTGGGTTTTGATTTGCGCAACTCTGTCTTTAACATCATCGCTATGGCCTTTGCCATCTACGATCGTGGTGTTGTCTTTGTCAATCACAATCCTTCCGGCTTTGCCTAAAAACTCCACTTCAGCGTTTTCTAAAGTCAAGCCCAATTCTTCGCTAATAACTTGACCGCCGGTTAAAATAGCGATGTCTTTGAGCATTTCTTTTCTTCTGTCCCCAAAGCCTGGAGCTTTAACCGCTGCGATATTCAACACGCCTCTTAATTTATTCACCACTAGAGTCGTTAAAGCTTCGCCCTCAATGTCTTCAGCGATGATTAAAAGCGGTTTGCCCTCTTTCATGGTTTTTTCCAATAGCGGGAGGATGTCTTTCATGCTAGAGATTTTTTTGTCCGTTAAAAGGATGTAAGCGTTATCCAATTGAGCGGTCATTTTCTCAGCGTTCGTTACAAAATAAGGGGAGAGGTAGCCTCTATCAAATTGCATGCCCTCTACGACATCTAATTCATCTTCAATGCCCTTAGCCTCTTCAACGGTGATCACGCCGTCTTTGCCCACTTTTTCCATAGCGTCAGCGATGAGTTTCCCGATATTGTGATCGGAGTTTGCAGAAATAGTCGCCACTTGGGTGATTTCTTCTTTACCGCCTACTTTTTTGCTCGCTTTTTTAAGCTCATTAATGATCGCTTCAGCGGCTTTATCCATGCCTCTTTTCACTTCAATAGGGTTAGCCCCAGCCGTGATATTCCTCAAACCTTCTTTAAAAATGCTATAAGCCAGCACGGTCGCTGTGGTCGTGCCATCGCCGGCGGCATCAGCGGTTTTGCTCGCTACTTCTTTAACGAGTTGAGCGCCCATGTTAGCCACCGGGCAACTTAATTCAATCTCTTTAGCCACGCTCACGCCATCTTTGGTGATGCTTGGAGCGCCATAGCTTTTTTGAATCAACACATTCCTGCCTCTTGGCCCCATGGTTACTTTAACAGCGTCATGGAGTTGTCTCACGCCTTCAAATAAAAGGTTTCTCGCACTATCTGAAAATTTGATTTCTTTTGCCATTTTGTATCCTTAATAATAATGTTTTTAGTGTTTTTTGTGATCATGACAGCAAGCTTCATGCTCTTTAGCATGCTTATGATCATGATTACCTGTATGACAGCAAGATCCCGCACCCACAATGCCTAGAATGTCTTCTAGCTCTAGCACCATGTATTCGGTGCCGTCTAAAACGATTTCTGCGCCTTTGTATTTGCCAAAAGCGATCACATCGCCTTCTTTAACGCATTTGCAACCCTCACTGATTTTATGGCTAACGGCTTTGACTACGCCCATTAAAGGCTTTTCTTTAGCGTTATCAGGGATGATGATGCCTGAACTGGTTTTGTTCTCTTCTTCAAGTCTTTCTACTAAGACCCTTTCTCCTAATGGTTGAAACTTCATTTCAGTTCTCCTAAGTTTTGATAAATAAAATAGAAATTTAGCGCTTATTGTTATTAAGCGACATAACTATAGCGCATTTTTAGGGATAAGTCAAGCCATAAAACCAAACATAAGATTATAATTATAAGGATTATTAAGTCTATTTGTATAAAGTTTCATTAGTTTAAAAATATAAGGATTAGAAAAAGGAGCGTTATCAATAAAGATTTTATTTATTGAGTATAATCCCTTTTGAGAAAGTCAAACCAAAAAAGCCCATTTAAAGAAAGCATGAAAAATGATTCTTAAAAGTTCCATTGATCGCCTTTTGCAAACGATAGACATTGTAGAAGTCATTAGCTCCTATGTGGATTTGAGGAAGTCAGGCTCGAATTACATGGCTTGTTGCCCTTTTCATGAAGAAAGGAGCGCGAGTTTTAGCGTCAATCAAGTTAAAGGGTTTTACCATTGCTTTGGGTGTGGGGCGAGTGGGGATAGCATTAAATTTGTGATGGCGTTTGAAAAACTTTCGTTTGTGGAAGCGCTTGAGAAATTAGCCCACCGATTCAATGTGGCTTTAGAGCATGACAAAGGCGTTTATTACGATCATAAAGAAGATTACCACCTTTTAGAAATGGTGAGTTCGTTGTATCAAGAAGAGCTTTTTAACGCCCCGTTTTTTTTGAATTATTTGCAAAAAAGAGGGCTTAGCCTAGAGAGTATAAGAGCGTTTAAATTAGGTTTATGCACGAATAGAATTGATTACGGCATTGAAAATAAAGGCCTGAATAAGGATAAACTCATTGAATTAGGCGTGCTAGGCAAGAGCGATAAAAAGGATAAAACCTATTTGCGCTTTTTGGATCGCATCATGTTCCCTATTTATAGCCCTAGCGCTCAAGTGGTGGGTTTTGGAGGGCGCACCTTAAAAGAAAAAGCGGCCAAGTATATCAATTCGCCCCAAAGTAAGCTTTTTGATAAATCCAGTTTGCTCTATGGCTATCATTTGGCTAAAGAACACATCTATAAACAAAAGCAAGTCATTGTAACAGAGGGGTATTTGGATGTGATTTTATTGCACCAGGCGGGTTTTAAAAACGCCATAGCCACGCTTGGGACAGCTTTAACGCCATCGCATTTGCCCTTGCTTAAAAAAGGCGATCCCGAAATTCTTTTGAGCTATGATGGGGATAAGGCAGGGCGAAACGCAGCCTATAAAGCGAGCTTGATGTTGGCTAAAGAGCAAAGAAAGGGGGGGGTGATTTTGTTTGAAAACAACCTCGATCCTGCGGAGATGATCGCTAATGGCCAGATTGAAACCTTAAAAGACTTGTTATCGCGCCCCATGGCTTTTATTGAGTTTGTTTTAAGGCGCATGGCAAATTCCTATCTTTTAGACGATCCTTTAGAAAAAGATAAGGCCCTTAAAGAAATGTTAGGGTTTTTGAAAAACTTTTCCTTGCTTTTACAAAGCGAATACAAGCCCTTAATCGCTGCACTTTTGCAAGTGCCTTTGCATGTTTTAGGGGTTAGAGAGCGAGTCTCTTTTCAGCCTTTTTACCCCAAAACAGAAAAATCCAATCGCCCTCAAAAGTTTGCGCATGTTCCTAACACGATGAGTTTGGAATTTTTAGAAAAATTAGTGATCCGCTATCTTTTAGAAGACAGAAGCTTGTTGGATTTAGCAGTGGGTTATATCCATAGTGGGGTATTCTTGCATAAAAAACAAGAATTTGACGCCTTGTGTCAAGAAAAATTGGACGACCCTAAATTAGTTGCGTTATTATTAGATGCGAATTTACCCCTAAAAAAAGGGGGTTTTGAAAAGGAATTGCGTTTGTTGATCTTGCGCTATTTTGAGCGGCAACTCAAAGAAATCCCTAAAAGCTCGCTCCCTTTTAGCGAAAAAATGATCTTTTTAAAAAAGGCTCGCCAGGCCATTATGAAATTAAAACAAGGAGAATTAGTCGCCATATGAAACCAATAAAAGCTTTAGCCCTATTTAGTGGGGGGTTGGATAGTTTGTTGTCTATGAAATTACTCATTGATCAAGGCATTGAAGTAACCGCTTTGCACTTTAATATAGGGTTTGGAGGGAATAAAGATAAAAGAGAGTATTTTGAAAACGCCACCGCGCAAATCGGGGCTAAGCTCTTAGTGTGCGATATTAGAGAGCAGTTTTTTAACGATGTGTTGTTCAAGCCCAAATACGGCTATGGGAAATATTTCAACCCTTGCATTGACTGCCATGCCAATATGTTTAGGAACGCTTTTTATAAAATGCTTGAATTGGATGCGGATTTTGTTTTGAGCGGGGAAGTGTTGGGGCAACGCCCTAAATCCCAAAGGAAAGAAGCGCTCAATCAGGTGAGGAAATTAGTCAGAGAAGTGGGCGAAGAGGCGCGTTTTGATAAAGTTTTAGACCGAACGCAAGCAGGCGGTGAAAAACCGCAATTTTTAGATGAATTGCTCTTAAGGCCCATGAGCGCTAAACTCTTAGAGCCTACTTTTATGGAAAAAAAGGGTTTTGTTGATAGAGACAAGCTTTTAGATGTGAGTGGTAGGGGGCGCACTAGGCAATTGCAAATGATCAAAGATTATGGCTTGAAATATTATGAAAAGCCAGGTGGGGGGTGCTTGCTCACAGACATTCAAGTGAGCAATAAGATTAAGAATTTGAAAGAATACAGAGAAATGGTGTTTGAAGACAGCGTGATTGTCAAAAACGGGCGTTATTTTGTCTTACCCCATAACGCTCGCTTGGTGGTGGCAAGGAATGAAGAAGAAAACCATAAATTAGACATTGAGCACCCCTTAATGGATAAGATTGAATTACTAAGCTGTAAAGGCCCTTTGAGTTTAGTGGATAAAAACGCCAGCCAAGAAGATAAAGAATTGGCCGGCCGTATCGCTTTAGGCTATGCTAAGACTTTAAAAAATCAAGCTTACCTCATTCAAATAGGGGATCAAAAGCACGAACTTTACCCTTTGGATAAAGAGAGCGCTAGAGAATATTTGTTCGCTTGAAAGGGGAGTTTTTGAGAATTTTAGGGGTTTTCTTTTTATGCTATAATGAAAAAAGCTCTAATCATTAAGCTATTTGCTAGGAGGTTTGCATGCAAGAGTTTTTAGGTTTTGGTGTGGTGGGGAATTTTGCAGGGCATTTGGAGCAAGCAGGAGAGAGTCATAGTTTTATTAACATGAAAAGCGAAGAAAAGGACGCCCCTAAGGGGTTGTTCCCTTTTTATATCCCGTATGAGAATTGCTATTTGGGGCGTTGTTGCATTGATAATCATAAGATTATTTTGCCTAGTGATCCAGATTTAAGGGTGCAAGCAGAGCCAGAAATCGCTTTAGAATGCGATGTTAAATACGATGAAAAACATTTGGTAACCAAGCTCGTGCCTAATTTTTTCATGGCGTTTAATGACGCTTCTGTGCGCAATTTAGACGCCGCAAAACTCTCCCAAAAAAAGAATTTTTCACCAGCTTCTAAAGGCATAGGGCAGAAATTGCCTATTGATAGGTTTGTTTATGGGGGGGTGTGCAACAATTTCTCTATCGCGTCTTTTTTGAAATACGATAATGTTTGGCACATTTACGGGGAAAACAGCAAATTGCTCAAATACGAGTTTTTTTATCAAAAGCTTTTAGATTGGATCAAAGACCAATTAAACCACCAACAAGATGGCGACTCTTTAGAGGCTCTAAGGCCTTTTTTAGAGCGCCATAATTTCCCCACTAAAATGATTTTTGCGATTGGGGCTACCCCTTATATGCCTTTTGCGCAAGAGCATTTTTTACAAAAAGGCGATGAGGTGGTGATTGTCGCTTACAACCACTTGCAATATAGTTTTGAAAAGATTCAAAGCCTCTTAGAAGAAGACACCCTACAAACCAAAGAACACACTAATCTTTCTTATGTCTATCAAATCGTAGAATAGTAAGGCTTTTTTCTCTTCAGCTTTGCTTTTTTACCCTTTCAAAGATTAAATGCACCCCTTTTGACTCCCATTTAGAGGATTTTTATGGTTTTTTTGAGATAATAAAGCGTTATAAAGTTAATTAAAATTAAACAAAAGGGTTTTGATGTCCGCTCATTTTTTAAAAATCGTTTTTTTAGTAGGCATGTGCGTTTCAAGTTTGTTCGCTGAAGGTTTAGAGGGGTTTTTTAACGCTCTAGAAGCCCAGCTCAAAAGCCCCATCGCTAAGGGGATTTTAATGGTGATTTTCATAGGGATCGCTATTTATGTGTGGAGGAATTTAGACCGGTGGAAAGAGATTTTATTCACGATCCTTGGCGTGGTGTTTGGGATTTTTTTATTCTTTAAGGCCCCGAGTTTAGCGAATTGGTTTATGGGAATTTTTTAATGATTATCCTGTCAGCGAGCGTGAAGAATTTGCGTGAAATTTCGGTTAAAGAAAAATTTTTATGGCTGAACGCTAAATCTTATTTGATTTCTGTTTTTGTGCCTTTTATTTTGCTCCCTTGGATTGATTTATTGAGTGCTTTTTTATTGTATTTAGGGTTTTTAGCGTTCTTTAGCGTGCTGGAATTTTTTGATGAAGATATTGCAGATATTATTGTGGCTAAAAGCAAAATAAAGACTAAAACCAAATGTTATAGAGCGTAGGATGTTAGAAAAGCTTTTGAGCGCTATCAAACAAAAGGTTTCAAACTATTTTTTAGGGGTTTTGCCTAAAAGCTATTCTATGAGCGAAGAAAACAACATTTTAGGCTTGTATGATGAGTATTTTTTACTCACTAAAAACGAAAACTTAGTGGGCATCCTCCGTTTAGAGGGGGTGAGTTACACCCATTTAAGCACAGAGCAATTGCAAGATCTCTTCACCGAGCGCCAAATGGCGTTGGATTCTTTAGAAAAAGTCGTGGCGCGCCTTGTGGTTAAAAGGCGTAAAATTGATCACCAACAAAACATTCAAACTGACTCTAAATACTTGCAAGCGATTTTGAATCAATTTGAAAACAAAGAGGTGTATGAAAATCAGTATTTTTTAGTTTTAGAAAGCGCGCATTCTTTACAGGGCGTTTTAGAGCATAAGAAAAAATCCTTAATGCATGCCAATAGGGAAAATTTTAAGGACATTCTCTCTTATAAAGCGCATTTTTTGCAAGAAACTTTAAAAAGCTTAGAAATCCAGCTCAAAAACTATGCCCCCAAACTCTTAAGCTCCAAAGAGGTTTTGAATTTTTATGCGGAATACATTAACGGGTTTGATCTCCCCTTAAAGCCCCTAGTAGGGGGGTATTTGAGCGATAGTTATATCGCTAGTTCTATCACTTTTGAAAAAGATTATTTCATTCAAGAAAGCTTTAATCAAAAAACCTATAACCGCTTGATTGGCATTAAAGCTTATGAGAGCGAGCGCATCACTTCTATAGCGATCGGAGCGCTTTTATACCAAGAGACGCCACTAGATATTATCTTTTCTATAGAGCCTATGAGCGTCAATAAAACGCTGGGTTTTTTAAAAGAGAGGGCCAAGTTTAGCATGTCCAATCTCGTTAAAAACGAGCTGCTAGAATACCAAGAATTAGTCAAAACCAAACGCCTATCCATGCAAAAATTCGCCCTAAACATTCTTATCAAAGCCCCCAGTTTAGAGGATTTAGACGCTCAAACGAGCTTAGTTTTAGGGCTTTTATTTAAAGAAAATTTAGTGGGCGTTATAGAAACTTTTGGCTTGAAAGGGGGGTATTTTTCCTTTTTCCCTGAACGCATCCACTTAAACCACCGCTTGCGTTTTTTAACCTCTAAAGCCTTAGCGTGTTTAATGGTGTTTGAAAGGCAAAATTTAGGCTTTAAGGCTAATTCATGGGGGAATAGCCCTTTGAGCGTGTTTAAAAATTTGGATTATTCCCCTTTTTTATTCAATTTCCACAACCAAGAAGTGAGCCACAACAACGCTAAAGAAATCGCCAGAGTGAATGGGCATACTTTAATCATAGGGGCTACCGGGAGCGGTAAAAGCACGCTGATTAGCTTTTTAATGATGAGCGCTTTGAAATACCAAAACATGCGCCTTTTAGCCTTTGACAGGATGCAGGGGCTGTATTCTTTCACAAAATTTTTTAAAGGGCATTACCATGACGGCAAATCTTTTAGCATCAACCCCTTTTGTTTAGAACCTAATTTGCAGAATTTAGAATTTTTGCAATCCTTCTTTTTGAGCATGTTTGATCTTGCCCCTTCAAGGGATAAAGAAGCCTTGGAAGATATGAATGCGATTTTTAGCGCGATTAAGAGCCTTTATGAGACCTTATACCCTAAAGCTTTTAGTTTGCTAGACTTTAAAGAAACGCTTAAAAGAACTTCGTCTAACCAATTGGGCTTGAGTTTGGAGCCGTATTTGAATAACCCCCTTTTTAACGCTTTGAATGACGCGTTCAACTCCAACGCTTTTTTAAATGTGATAAACCTAGACACCATCACCCAAAACCCCAAAGACTTAGGGCTTTTAGCCTATTACTTGTTTTATAAAATCTTAGAAGAATCCAGGAAAAACGACAGCGGTTTTTTGGTTTTTTTAGACGAGTTTAAATCCTATGTGGAAAACGATTTGCTGAACACCAAAATTAACGCTTTAATCACGCAAGCCAGAAAAGCTAATGGCGTGGTGGTGTTGGCTTTGCAAGATATTTACCAATTAAGTGGGGTTAAAAACGCTCATAGTTTTTTGAGCAACATGGGGACTCTTATTTTGTATCCGCAAAAAAACGCTAGGGAGTTGAAGCACCATTTCAATGTGCCTTTGAGCGAAACTGAAATTTCTTTTTTAGAAAACACCCCCTTGTATGCCAGGCAGGTTTTAGTCAAAAATCTGGGTAATGGGAATTCTAACATGATTGATGTGAGTTTAGAAAGTTTAGGGCGTTATTTGAAAATCTTTAATTCAGACTCTAGCCATGTGAATAAAGTGAAAGCGTTACAAAAAGACTACCCTACAGAGTGGCGTGAGAAACTTTTGAAGAGCTAGTTTTAAAAAGTTAGTTTTGTTTTGAAAAGTTAATATTATTTTGAAGCACTCCTATTCAGATGGCTAAGGCACACAAGAAATTAGGGGACTCTGCTGTATTCCTACCCTGAAGCGTTACCCTAAAATCCTATTGCATAGGTCTAAATAAGAGCTTAGGGATCATTTTAGCCATAAAAAGCTTATGTTTTCATTAAAAATGTTATGATACGCTCAAATAGTCAAGCAAAAATGCCAATTAAAAGGGTTAGATTGAAAATATTCGTTCTGTTGATGTCGGTAATTTTAGGAATATCATTAACAGGTTGCATAGGCTATCGTATGGACTTAGAACATTTTAACACGCTCTATTATGAAGAAAGCCCTAAACAAGCTTATGAATATTCCAAACAATTCACTAAGAAAAAAAAGAACGCTCTTTTATGGGACTTGCAAAACGGCTTGAGCGCTTTATACGCCAGAGATTACCAGACTTCTTTAGGGGTATTAGATCAAGCCGAGCAACGCTTTGATAAAACCCAAAGCGCTTTCACAAGAGGGGCTGGTTATGTGGGCGCTACCATGATTAATGATAACGTGCGCGCTTATGGGGGGAATATTTATGAGGGCGTTTTAATCAATTATTACAAAGCGATAGACTACATGCTTTTAAACGATAGCGCGAAAGCTAGGGTGCAATTCAACCGCGCGAACGAACGCCAGCGCAGGGCTAAAGAATTTTATTATGAGGAAGTGCAAAAAGCCATTAAAGAGATCGATTCTAGCAAAAAGCACAATATCAATATGGAACGCTCTAGGGTGGAAGTGAGCGAGATTTTAAACAACACTTATTCTAATTTAGACAAATACGAAGCTTATCAGGGCTTGCTTAACCCGGCGGTTTCGTATCTTTCAGGGTTGTTTTACGCTTTAAATGGGGATAAAAATAAGGGGTTAGGCTATCTTAATGAAGCCTATGGGATCAGTCAAAGCCCTTTTGTAGCTCAAGACTTGGTTTTTTTTAAAAACCCTAATAGGAGCCATTTCACTTGGATCATCATTGAAGATGGTAAAGAGCCGCAAAAAAGCGAATTTAAAATTGATGTGCCTATTTTTATGATTGATTCGGTTTATAATGTGAGTATAGCCTTGCCCAAGCTAGAAAAAGGGGAAGCGTTTTATCAAAATTTCACCCTCAAAGATGGAGAAAAAGTAACGCCCTTTGACACTTTAGCCTCAATAGATGCGGTGGTCGCTAGCGAATTCAGGAAGCAATTGCCCTACATTATCACTAGGGCTATTTTATCGGCTACTTTTAAGGTGGGCATGCAAGCGGTGGCGAATTATTATTTAGGGTTTGTTGGGGGGTTAGTAACTTCGTTGTATTCGGGTGTGAGCACCTTTGCAGACACCAGAAACACAAGCATTTTTGCCCATAAAATCTACCTTATGCGTATCAAAAATAAAGCTTTTGAAAATTATGAAGTTCGAGCTGATTCTATTGACGCTTTTTCGTTTTCATTAAAGCCTTGTAAAAGATCGCTTGAAAACCCTAAAGTCATTGACGCTAGGGAATTGCTTTCTGGGTTTGTAACAGCCCCACAAATCTTTTGCTCTAACCGCCATAATATTTTATACATCCGCAGTTTTAAAAACGGGTTTGTTTTGAGTCGTTTAAAATGATTTAAAAAACCCCCAAAGATAGTTTTTAAGTGTCGTTGGCATTAAACACAAACACGATATAATTATAAAACGATACGAAAACCTAAATTAAGGGGAAGTCATGGCTGATAGTTTGGCGGGCATTGATCAAGTTACGAGTTTGCATAAAAATAACGAGTTGCAATTGTTGTGTTTCAGGCTGGGTAAAAACAAGGATTTGTATGCGGTCAATGTCTTTAAGATCCGTGAAGTGGTGAAATACCATGGCAATCTCACTATCATCAGCCACGAAAACAATTCGCTTGTTGAGGGGCTAATCATTATAAGAGAGCTCACCATTCCCTTGATTGATATGAAGAAATGGTTTTATTATGACAGCCAAAACAAAAACAAGGATTTACGCCCTTATAGGATAGAAAAAGAAAAAGGCGAAGACGATATTGTTATGATCTGTGAGTTTTCTCGCTGGACTATAGGGGTTAGGATCTATGAAGCGGATAGGATTTTGAGCAAGAAATGGACTGAAATGGAGCAAAGCGCTGGGCTAGGGGGATCTGCAGGCAATAACAAACTCGTGAGCCGCACGCGCTATTTTGACGGGCGCTTGGTGCAAGTGGTGGATATTGAAAAAATGCTTATAGACGTGTTCCCTTGGATTGAAGATGAAAAACACAACGATTTAGAGACGCTCTCTAAAATCCATTCTAACCAATGCGTTTTGCTCGCTGATGACTCCCCAAGCGTTTTAAAAACCATGCAAATGATTTTAGACAAGCTGGGCGTCAAGCATATAGATTTTATCAATGGCAAAACCTTATTAGAGCATTTGTTCAACCCCACAACCGATGTGAGCAATATTGGCCTGATTATTACCGATTTGGAAATGCCAGAGGCGAGCGGTTTTGAAGTGATCAAGCAGGTTAAAAACAATCCTTTGACTTCAAAAATCCCTATCGTGGTCAATTCTTCTATGAGCGGGAGTTCTAATGAAGACATGGCCAGGAGTTTAAAAGCCGATGATTTCATCTCTAAGTCTAACCCCAAAGACATACAGCGAGTGGTTAAGCAATTTTTGGAATTAGCATGAAAAAATACAGCGCTATCCCCACCCCTTGCTATGTGCTAGAGAGCGAACGCTTAGAAAAAAACGCCAAGATCTTAGAAATCGTGTGCCAACAAAGCGGGGCAAAGGTTTTGCTCGCTTTAAAGGGGTATGCGTTTTGGCGTGAGTTTGGGATTTTGAGACAAAAATTGAACGGGTGTTGCGCGAGCGGTCTTTATGAGGCTAAGCTCGCTTTTGAAGAATTTGGAGGGCGAGAGAGCCATAAAGAAATTTGCGTTTATAGCCCGGCTTTTAAAGAAGCTGAAATGAGCGCGATTTTACCCCTAGCGACAAGCATCATTTTCAACTCTTTTCACCAATACGCCACCTATAAAGACAGGATTTTAGACAAAAACAAGCAATTAGAAAACTTGGGCTTAAGCCCCATTAAAATGGGCTTGAGGATAAACCCACTCTATAGCGAAGTAACCCCAGCGATCTATAACCCATGCTCTAAAGTGAGCCGGTTAGGGATTACGCCTAGCGGATTTGAAAAGGGGGTGAAAGAGCATGGCTTAGAGGGGGTGAGCGGGTTGCATTTCCATACGCATTGCGAGCAAAACGCTGACGCTTTGTGCCGGACTTTAGAGCATGTAGAAAGGCATTTCAAGCCTTATTTAGAAAACATGGCGTGGGTGAATTTTGGTGGGGGGCATCATATCA contains:
- the nspC gene encoding carboxynorspermidine decarboxylase yields the protein MKKYSAIPTPCYVLESERLEKNAKILEIVCQQSGAKVLLALKGYAFWREFGILRQKLNGCCASGLYEAKLAFEEFGGRESHKEICVYSPAFKEAEMSAILPLATSIIFNSFHQYATYKDRILDKNKQLENLGLSPIKMGLRINPLYSEVTPAIYNPCSKVSRLGITPSGFEKGVKEHGLEGVSGLHFHTHCEQNADALCRTLEHVERHFKPYLENMAWVNFGGGHHITKSDYDVNLLIQTIKDFKERYHNIEVILEPGEAIGWQCGFLIASVIDIVQNDQEIAILDASFSAHMPDCLEMPYRPSILKVSVENDEEIIEVEKGENQGAFSYFLGGPTCLAGDFMGSFSFDAPLKRGDKIVFQDMLHYTIVKNNSFNGVPLPSLAKLDQQGFKILKNFSYEDYKNRN